A window of the Acidimicrobiales bacterium genome harbors these coding sequences:
- a CDS encoding VOC family protein, whose protein sequence is MTNSRINGVHHLAVNTANIKEQIEFFTDVLGAELVGLFWMHGVEGAWHAFCRLNDHCSMSFVEIPANHGIEAQLGVTHAGTGAGPSAPGTMQHLAFNVDTHEELLAMRDRIRSRGINVMGEIDHGLCHSIYFAGPEGLTLEVATSAVAIDAEAWIDPDVVEKAGISAEELHRYKNPEPFEGRGGTVAQPPIDPSKPHMAYPPDRYAKLMSVPDDVLTASASYAEPPVKVAQ, encoded by the coding sequence ATGACCAACTCGCGTATCAACGGCGTGCACCACCTGGCAGTCAACACCGCCAACATCAAGGAGCAGATCGAGTTCTTCACCGACGTGCTCGGAGCCGAACTCGTCGGTCTCTTTTGGATGCACGGTGTCGAGGGGGCGTGGCACGCCTTCTGTCGACTGAACGATCACTGCTCGATGTCGTTCGTCGAGATCCCTGCCAACCACGGCATCGAGGCCCAACTCGGCGTCACCCACGCCGGCACCGGCGCCGGTCCGTCCGCCCCGGGCACGATGCAGCACCTGGCCTTCAACGTCGACACCCACGAGGAACTCCTCGCCATGCGTGATCGGATCCGTTCCCGCGGCATCAACGTGATGGGCGAGATCGACCACGGTCTCTGCCACTCGATCTACTTCGCCGGGCCCGAGGGCCTGACCCTCGAGGTCGCCACCTCGGCGGTGGCCATCGATGCCGAGGCCTGGATCGATCCTGACGTGGTCGAGAAGGCGGGTATCAGCGCCGAGGAACTCCACCGCTACAAGAATCCGGAGCCGTTCGAGGGGCGAGGCGGCACCGTTGCGCAACCGCCGATCGATCCGTCGAAGCCGCACATGGCCTACCCGCCCGACCGCTACGCCAAGCTGATGAGTGTTCCCGACGACGTGCTCACAGCGAGCGCCAGCTACGCCGAGCCGCCGGTCAAGGTGGCGCAGTGA
- a CDS encoding alpha/beta hydrolase — translation MTSSASLSVPGTPAGCERIAYVVVHREDAAFSDTYGGGGNIIGLDCHLVRPIDTPSDTVVILMHPIGGGMYLPIMGALARAGHHVIWANSRYRGTDSALIMEKVVADLGAAISDAKERLGYDKVVLCGWSGGGSLSMYYQSLATLGTGISDTAAGDPYEVLPEALPKADAMLVMAAHISRHGTLTEWMDASITDESRPFERDPLLNLYDPANPNQPPYSADFLEHYRTQQIERNRRITRWVQSELAALRAAGANNEERAFVVYGTMADPRWLDPNVDPSDRVPGTTYLGDPRIVNDGPVGLARFSTLRSWLSQWSYDHARGDALTSAAHVDVPVLVVGNTADDACTPEHTHRLFDAVPHDRKQLYEVQGATHYYTGPQGRDHLNEAVGVVTEFLAGAIG, via the coding sequence GTGACGTCGAGTGCGAGCCTCTCTGTTCCGGGCACGCCGGCGGGGTGCGAGCGCATCGCGTACGTGGTGGTGCATCGTGAAGATGCCGCCTTCAGCGACACGTACGGCGGGGGAGGCAACATCATCGGTCTCGACTGCCACCTGGTCCGACCGATCGACACGCCGTCCGACACCGTCGTCATCTTGATGCACCCGATCGGCGGTGGCATGTACCTGCCGATCATGGGTGCCCTGGCTCGCGCCGGGCACCACGTCATCTGGGCGAACTCGCGTTACCGCGGCACCGACTCGGCCCTCATCATGGAGAAGGTGGTCGCCGACCTCGGCGCCGCGATCAGCGACGCCAAGGAGCGGCTCGGCTACGACAAGGTGGTCCTCTGCGGGTGGTCGGGCGGCGGATCACTGTCGATGTACTACCAGTCGCTCGCCACGCTCGGCACCGGCATCTCCGACACGGCGGCCGGTGATCCTTACGAGGTGCTGCCCGAAGCACTCCCCAAGGCCGATGCCATGCTCGTCATGGCCGCCCACATCTCCCGCCACGGCACCCTCACCGAGTGGATGGACGCCTCCATCACCGACGAGTCCCGCCCGTTCGAGCGCGATCCGCTCCTCAACCTCTACGATCCGGCCAATCCGAATCAGCCGCCCTACTCGGCCGACTTTCTCGAGCACTACCGCACACAGCAGATCGAGCGAAACCGGCGCATCACCCGCTGGGTCCAGAGCGAATTGGCAGCGCTGCGGGCCGCGGGCGCCAACAACGAAGAGCGGGCGTTCGTCGTGTACGGCACGATGGCCGACCCCCGCTGGCTCGATCCCAACGTCGACCCCAGCGACCGAGTGCCCGGCACCACCTACCTGGGCGATCCCCGCATCGTCAACGACGGGCCGGTCGGTCTCGCCCGGTTCTCGACCTTGCGCAGTTGGCTCAGTCAGTGGAGCTATGACCACGCCCGCGGCGACGCGCTCACCTCGGCCGCCCACGTCGATGTCCCCGTGCTCGTTGTCGGCAACACCGCCGACGACGCCTGCACCCCAGAGCACACCCATCGGTTGTTCGACGCCGTGCCACACGATCGCAAGCAGCTCTACGAGGTGCAGGGCGCAACCCACTACTACACCGGTCCGCAGGGCCGCGACCACCTCAACGAGGCAGTGGGTGTGGTGACCGAGTTCCTGGCCGGTGCGATCGGCTGA
- a CDS encoding SPFH domain-containing protein, producing the protein MGLINKLRNELVDIIEYFDDSRTTMAWRFPRYQNEIKNGAQLIVREGQRAVFVYRGALADQFEPGHYELTTENLPIMSTLQGWKHGFDSPFRSEVYFINTRMTEVRWGTPSPVVVRDPDFKMVEVRANGMCQVKVEDTAIFLREIIGTDSQVDAEEITELLRQVIVGAFSDMVLETGLGVIDLQGKQRELSAKLREYVAERVDDEFGLAIPAIDMKVSLPDEIREAITRGTARGAEEGQFLDQVGDLNRYTQAKQADAMLAAAQNPGGGGAMGDMLGMGMGMAMATQMANQMNPQAQQAAAQPAAMAPPPLPGAVSYHVALNGQQAGPFTVEQMQAGLAAGQMQATDMVWTAGMAGWAPANTVPALAPLFAAPPPLPQDPPTPPPAPPAGM; encoded by the coding sequence ATGGGTTTGATCAACAAACTTCGCAACGAGCTCGTCGACATCATCGAGTACTTCGATGATTCGAGGACCACGATGGCGTGGCGGTTCCCCCGCTATCAGAACGAGATCAAGAACGGCGCACAGCTGATCGTGCGAGAGGGCCAGCGTGCGGTCTTCGTCTACCGAGGCGCACTCGCCGATCAGTTCGAGCCCGGGCACTACGAGCTCACCACCGAGAACCTGCCGATCATGAGCACCCTGCAGGGGTGGAAGCACGGCTTCGACAGCCCGTTCCGTAGCGAGGTGTACTTCATCAACACTCGCATGACCGAGGTCCGCTGGGGTACCCCCAGCCCGGTCGTGGTGCGCGATCCCGACTTCAAGATGGTCGAGGTCCGCGCCAACGGCATGTGCCAGGTCAAGGTCGAAGACACCGCCATCTTCCTGCGCGAGATCATCGGCACCGACTCCCAGGTCGACGCCGAGGAGATCACCGAGCTGCTGCGTCAGGTCATCGTCGGGGCGTTCTCCGACATGGTGCTCGAGACCGGTCTGGGCGTCATCGATCTCCAGGGCAAGCAGCGGGAATTGTCGGCCAAGCTCCGTGAGTACGTTGCCGAGCGTGTCGACGACGAGTTCGGACTCGCCATCCCGGCGATCGACATGAAGGTGTCGCTCCCCGACGAGATCCGCGAGGCGATCACCCGAGGCACGGCCCGAGGTGCAGAAGAAGGCCAGTTCCTCGACCAGGTCGGCGACCTCAACCGCTACACCCAGGCCAAGCAGGCCGACGCCATGCTCGCCGCAGCGCAGAACCCTGGTGGCGGTGGCGCCATGGGCGACATGTTGGGCATGGGCATGGGCATGGCCATGGCCACCCAGATGGCCAACCAGATGAACCCGCAGGCGCAGCAGGCCGCCGCCCAACCGGCGGCCATGGCGCCACCGCCACTGCCGGGAGCAGTCTCGTATCACGTGGCACTCAACGGCCAACAGGCCGGTCCGTTCACGGTCGAGCAGATGCAGGCCGGCCTCGCCGCCGGCCAGATGCAGGCCACCGACATGGTGTGGACCGCAGGGATGGCGGGCTGGGCCCCGGCCAACACCGTGCCGGCGCTGGCGCCCCTGTTCGCCGCTCCACCTCCGCTCCCTCAGGATCCGCCCACCCCTCCCCCGGCACCTCCGGCCGGAATGTAG
- a CDS encoding oxaloacetate decarboxylase gives MGDLLGSRSRGPRRLRELLAQPAPLLLPGCYDALGARLIEQAGFDAAYMTGFGTSAGLLGRPDVGLLGLAEMVDNARRITQATSLPVFADADTGYGNPINVIRTVREYEQAGVAGIHIEDQVMPKKCGHMENKSVVPQGEMVAKIEAAVAARHDDDFVIIARTDARAPLGLDAAIERAIACRAAGADVLFVEALQGTDEMEQVAAALPGVPLLFNWVEGGKTPPLELDDIAALGFAAVIMPISTLFAATKAMVDVLADIRDRGTPVGALGRMPTFAEFTDLIGLPEITELEQRFADRNATT, from the coding sequence ATGGGTGATCTCCTCGGCTCCCGCAGTCGCGGGCCACGTCGGTTGCGTGAATTGCTCGCTCAACCTGCACCGCTGCTCCTGCCGGGCTGCTACGACGCGCTGGGTGCCCGTCTGATCGAGCAGGCCGGCTTCGACGCCGCGTACATGACCGGCTTCGGCACCTCGGCCGGGCTCCTCGGCCGACCCGATGTCGGCCTGCTGGGTCTGGCCGAGATGGTCGACAACGCTCGACGCATCACGCAGGCGACATCGCTGCCAGTGTTCGCCGACGCCGACACCGGCTACGGCAACCCGATCAACGTGATCCGCACCGTCCGGGAGTACGAACAGGCCGGCGTGGCGGGGATCCACATCGAGGATCAGGTCATGCCGAAGAAGTGCGGGCACATGGAGAACAAGTCCGTGGTGCCCCAAGGCGAAATGGTGGCCAAGATCGAGGCGGCGGTCGCCGCCCGCCATGACGACGACTTCGTCATCATTGCCCGCACCGACGCCCGGGCTCCCCTCGGGCTCGACGCCGCCATCGAGCGAGCCATTGCCTGCCGTGCCGCGGGTGCCGACGTCCTCTTCGTGGAGGCCCTCCAGGGCACCGACGAGATGGAACAGGTGGCAGCTGCGCTCCCCGGCGTCCCCCTCCTGTTCAACTGGGTCGAGGGCGGCAAGACCCCGCCGCTCGAACTCGATGACATCGCCGCACTCGGTTTCGCTGCCGTCATCATGCCGATCTCGACCCTGTTCGCTGCCACCAAGGCCATGGTCGACGTGCTGGCCGACATCCGCGACCGGGGCACCCCTGTCGGTGCGCTCGGTCGCATGCCGACCTTTGCCGAGTTCACCGATCTCATCGGGCTGCCCGAGATCACTGAACTCGAACAACGCTTCGCCGACAGGAACGCAACGACATAG
- a CDS encoding AMP-binding protein, which translates to MYPGAAAINHPDRPCFVMASTGTAVTYGEFEARANALAHVLRSEGLQRLDHYSILMENNDRYLEACSAGERSGLYYTCINSYLTGEEVAYILGNSESQVLITSASRLDVAVDAVAQSPNVRLVLVTGVDAATLEAIDSHARFEPYETAIAAQPTEPIADEWAGTSMLYSSGTTGRPKGIIRPLPEQKPGEQMPLFTFLDQMWHYRDGMTYLSPAPLYHSAPQAAVGLTLRRGGTVIIMERFDPERYLQLVEEYSVTHSQLVPTMFSRMLKLPEDVRSRYDLSSLEFVVHAAAPCPVQVKHDMIEWWGPIIHEYYGATEGLGFTACNTEEWLAHPGTVGKVILGNLHVLDDDGNPSPKGEPGTLWFETATEFEYFNDPAKTAEATSSDGTMTSVGDVGYVDDDGFLYLTDRATFMIISGGVNIYPQETENLLITHPLVADAAVFGVPNADLGEEVKAVVQLMPDVPDTDETRAELLAFCAEHLSRQKIPRSIDFEAELPRLPTGKLYKRTLRDRYWGEGKSRIL; encoded by the coding sequence ATGTACCCAGGAGCCGCTGCCATCAACCATCCGGACCGCCCGTGCTTCGTCATGGCCTCGACCGGCACCGCCGTCACCTACGGCGAGTTCGAGGCCCGTGCCAACGCGCTGGCCCACGTCTTGCGGTCCGAGGGGCTGCAGCGTCTCGATCACTACTCGATCCTCATGGAGAACAACGATCGCTACCTCGAGGCGTGTTCCGCCGGTGAACGATCGGGCCTTTACTACACGTGCATCAACTCCTACCTGACCGGCGAGGAAGTGGCGTACATCCTGGGCAACTCCGAATCACAGGTGCTGATCACCTCGGCGTCGCGGCTCGACGTCGCCGTCGACGCCGTGGCCCAGAGCCCGAACGTCCGCCTGGTGCTCGTCACCGGCGTCGACGCAGCGACGCTGGAAGCCATCGACAGCCACGCCCGCTTCGAGCCTTACGAAACGGCGATTGCTGCCCAACCCACCGAGCCGATCGCCGATGAGTGGGCGGGCACCTCCATGCTCTACTCCTCGGGCACCACCGGCCGTCCCAAGGGCATCATCCGACCGCTACCGGAGCAGAAGCCGGGTGAGCAGATGCCACTGTTCACGTTCCTCGACCAGATGTGGCACTACCGCGACGGCATGACCTATCTCTCGCCGGCGCCGCTGTACCACTCGGCGCCGCAGGCGGCAGTCGGTCTGACCCTGCGCCGCGGCGGCACGGTCATCATCATGGAACGTTTCGATCCTGAGCGGTATCTCCAGCTGGTCGAGGAGTACTCGGTCACTCACAGCCAGCTCGTGCCCACCATGTTCAGCCGGATGCTGAAGCTCCCCGAGGACGTGCGCAGCCGCTACGACCTGTCGTCGCTCGAGTTCGTCGTGCACGCTGCCGCCCCGTGCCCGGTGCAGGTCAAGCACGACATGATCGAGTGGTGGGGCCCCATCATCCACGAGTATTACGGCGCCACCGAAGGCCTTGGCTTCACCGCCTGCAACACCGAGGAATGGCTGGCGCACCCCGGCACCGTCGGCAAGGTGATCCTCGGCAACCTGCACGTGCTCGACGACGACGGCAATCCGTCGCCCAAGGGCGAGCCGGGCACGCTGTGGTTCGAGACCGCCACCGAGTTCGAGTACTTCAACGATCCGGCGAAGACCGCCGAGGCGACCTCGTCGGACGGCACCATGACCAGTGTCGGCGACGTCGGCTACGTCGACGACGACGGCTTCCTCTACCTCACCGACCGGGCCACCTTCATGATCATCTCGGGCGGGGTCAACATCTACCCGCAGGAGACCGAGAACCTGCTGATCACCCATCCTCTGGTCGCCGACGCTGCGGTCTTCGGGGTCCCGAACGCCGACCTGGGCGAAGAGGTCAAGGCCGTCGTCCAGCTCATGCCCGACGTGCCCGACACCGACGAGACCCGGGCCGAGTTGTTGGCGTTCTGCGCCGAGCACCTGTCACGACAGAAGATCCCTCGCTCGATCGACTTCGAAGCCGAGCTCCCTCGCCTCCCCACCGGCAAGCTCTACAAGCGGACGCTGCGCGATCGGTACTGGGGCGAAGGCAAGAGCCGGATCCTGTAG
- a CDS encoding TetR/AcrR family transcriptional regulator, with protein MSQTVPIDAAPDLGILVDDLSPRIARILDAALTLFAAQGYTATTMEDIGAALDVRGPSLYKHVASKHDMLSQLMVGIMARLQRDHDQAVATSDDLAQQLRRAVEAHVRFHSRYRREVAVGNRELASLSPEMSFEVKQMRRAYEHSFRDLITRGAETGVFEVRSPKLAAYTMLDMGIGLSLWFRDDGEFSADQVAYHYADLAMRVVGR; from the coding sequence ATGTCGCAAACGGTCCCCATCGATGCCGCCCCCGATCTCGGGATCCTCGTCGATGATCTGAGCCCGAGGATCGCCCGGATTCTCGATGCGGCGCTCACGCTGTTCGCGGCCCAGGGCTACACGGCGACGACAATGGAAGACATCGGCGCGGCGCTCGATGTGCGCGGCCCGAGCCTCTACAAGCACGTGGCGTCGAAGCACGACATGTTGAGCCAGCTGATGGTCGGCATCATGGCCCGACTCCAGCGCGACCACGATCAGGCGGTCGCGACCAGCGACGATCTCGCCCAGCAGCTCCGTCGAGCGGTCGAGGCGCATGTGCGCTTCCACTCGCGCTACCGGCGCGAGGTCGCAGTCGGCAATCGTGAACTGGCCTCGCTCTCACCCGAGATGTCGTTCGAGGTCAAGCAGATGCGGCGGGCCTATGAGCACTCGTTCCGCGACCTCATCACCCGGGGTGCCGAGACCGGCGTGTTCGAGGTCCGCTCGCCGAAGCTCGCGGCCTACACGATGCTCGACATGGGGATCGGGCTGTCGCTGTGGTTCCGAGACGATGGCGAGTTCAGCGCCGACCAGGTGGCGTATCACTACGCCGATCTGGCCATGCGAGTCGTCGGCCGCTGA
- a CDS encoding MarR family transcriptional regulator: protein MVEGDDETLELVARLRLAVARLNRQLRAQSANDLTLSMQSALFTVSREGPLTLGALALREQVAPSMVTKLLDRLERDGLVERTAHATDKRVKYVAATDLGHERTQQIRRRREAWLATRVSSLGPDDVARLDAAIDVLEALSEPDEPGS from the coding sequence ATGGTCGAAGGCGACGACGAGACACTCGAGCTGGTGGCGCGGCTACGCCTCGCCGTCGCTCGATTGAATCGACAACTCCGAGCCCAATCGGCCAATGACCTCACGCTGTCGATGCAGTCGGCGCTGTTCACCGTCAGTCGCGAGGGCCCGCTCACACTCGGGGCCCTCGCGCTGCGGGAGCAGGTCGCGCCGTCGATGGTGACCAAGCTGCTCGATCGTCTCGAGCGCGACGGGTTGGTCGAACGGACCGCCCATGCCACCGACAAGCGGGTCAAGTACGTGGCGGCCACCGATCTCGGCCACGAGCGCACCCAACAGATCCGGCGCCGTCGTGAGGCGTGGCTGGCCACGCGGGTGTCGAGCCTCGGCCCCGACGACGTCGCTCGGCTCGACGCCGCCATCGATGTCCTCGAAGCGCTGAGCGAGCCCGACGAACCGGGTAGCTGA
- a CDS encoding LLM class F420-dependent oxidoreductase: protein MKISMSLNYSGGFKEGVERVQQLEKAGLDVVWIPEAYSHDAISQVGYLAAKTETVQIGTGILNVFSRTASCIGQTASGCDFVSDGRFILGLGASGPQVIEGFHGVPYEKPMPRIRDYIEVTRMMLRREKIDYQGDTVTIPLPEGQGTGLGKPLKLINHPVRSEVPIYWASLMGLSVTNTARYADGWLPIFFMPEKFRDVWGEELDKGLAKRDPSLGPLSINAGGMLAIDDSLTGDAQKAVLDHARPNAALYIGGMGARDKNFYNTIAKRYGFVDEATEVQNLYLDGQKDAAAAAVPGELLEKSNLVGPAGYIKERLAAYKEAGVNMLSVNPVGPDPVGTIEKLKSLID from the coding sequence ATGAAGATCTCGATGTCACTCAACTATTCCGGCGGCTTCAAAGAGGGTGTTGAACGTGTTCAACAGCTCGAGAAGGCCGGCCTCGACGTGGTGTGGATCCCCGAGGCGTACAGCCACGATGCGATCAGCCAGGTCGGCTACCTCGCAGCCAAGACCGAGACCGTGCAGATCGGTACCGGCATCCTCAACGTGTTCTCCCGGACGGCGAGCTGCATCGGCCAGACGGCGTCGGGCTGCGACTTCGTGAGCGACGGTCGTTTCATCCTCGGCCTCGGCGCCTCCGGACCGCAGGTCATCGAAGGCTTCCACGGTGTGCCCTACGAAAAGCCGATGCCTCGCATCCGTGACTACATCGAGGTCACCCGCATGATGCTGCGCCGGGAGAAGATCGACTATCAGGGTGACACGGTCACGATTCCGCTGCCCGAGGGGCAGGGTACGGGTCTGGGTAAGCCGCTCAAGCTCATCAATCACCCCGTGCGCAGCGAGGTCCCGATCTACTGGGCCAGCCTGATGGGGCTGTCGGTCACCAACACCGCCCGCTACGCCGACGGCTGGTTGCCGATCTTCTTCATGCCCGAGAAGTTCCGCGATGTTTGGGGTGAAGAGCTCGACAAGGGTCTGGCCAAGCGTGATCCCTCACTTGGACCGCTCTCGATCAACGCCGGCGGCATGCTCGCCATCGACGACTCGCTCACCGGCGACGCCCAGAAGGCCGTGCTCGACCACGCTCGCCCGAACGCTGCGCTGTACATCGGTGGCATGGGTGCACGCGACAAGAACTTCTACAACACCATCGCCAAGCGCTACGGATTCGTCGACGAGGCAACAGAGGTCCAGAACCTCTACCTCGACGGCCAGAAGGACGCGGCCGCGGCCGCCGTCCCGGGCGAGTTGCTGGAGAAGTCCAACCTGGTGGGCCCGGCCGGCTACATCAAGGAGCGGCTCGCCGCCTACAAAGAGGCCGGGGTCAACATGCTGTCGGTCAACCCGGTCGGTCCTGATCCGGTCGGCACCATCGAGAAGCTCAAGTCGCTGATCGACTGA
- a CDS encoding ATP-binding domain-containing protein, translated as MSDRYTPDDDDDDISFDELDLDAADAVFDRGAGIAELAAQQRAWRFGHVIVDEAQDLTPMQWRMVVRRARGNSMTIVGDLAQRSTGAPGEWREHLPSSITDFGYRELTTNYRSPAEVNELAASILAELAPKLTRSTAIRRTGVAPRSLRVPSIETALPDLVAEEQNNVGDGKVAVIAQTPLDPVAPAQLLTPRAAKGLEFDSVIVVEPSAIVAEPHGLSLLYVAVTRTTRRLTIMHTADLPPVLARSLS; from the coding sequence ATGAGCGACCGCTACACACCGGACGACGACGATGACGACATCTCGTTCGACGAGCTCGATCTCGACGCCGCCGATGCGGTGTTCGATCGCGGCGCGGGCATCGCCGAACTCGCGGCGCAACAGCGGGCGTGGCGCTTCGGCCACGTCATCGTCGACGAGGCCCAAGACCTCACACCGATGCAGTGGCGGATGGTGGTGCGCCGGGCCCGCGGCAACTCGATGACCATCGTCGGGGATCTTGCCCAGCGATCGACCGGTGCACCCGGGGAGTGGCGAGAGCATCTCCCCTCCTCCATCACCGACTTCGGCTATCGCGAACTCACCACGAACTACCGCTCACCAGCCGAGGTCAACGAGCTCGCCGCCTCGATCCTCGCCGAGCTGGCGCCGAAACTGACTCGCTCGACGGCCATCCGCCGAACGGGGGTGGCACCTCGCTCCCTTCGTGTCCCCTCGATCGAAACGGCGCTCCCCGACCTCGTTGCCGAGGAGCAGAACAACGTCGGCGATGGCAAGGTCGCCGTCATCGCCCAGACCCCGCTCGATCCCGTGGCACCGGCGCAGCTGTTGACACCTCGAGCGGCGAAAGGACTCGAGTTCGACTCGGTCATCGTCGTCGAGCCATCGGCGATCGTGGCCGAACCACATGGGCTGAGCCTGTTGTACGTCGCCGTCACCCGCACCACGCGGCGCCTCACCATCATGCACACGGCCGACCTGCCACCGGTCCTCGCCCGTTCGCTGAGCTGA
- a CDS encoding 2OG-Fe(II) oxygenase family protein: protein MIPTVSLADPGAGDALVAAFRRYGFASIVDHGIDPELRRAVFAQSKAFHALPNEAKSKIALDRRHRGYIAPDVSTDRASTVEAAERPNRSASFMMMREDGPDSEPVARGLYLAGPNQWPTGLPAFRSTLEEYHDRMVDLGRRVVRLFEISLGLATGQLLSAFELPTTWLRLLHYPPVAPDEDPMLFGSAPHRDFGALTFLAQDDVGGLEVRTTDGAWLAVEPDERAFVLNVGDMLSHWTNGELLSTPHRVDNRSGRERYSVPFFFDPSVDTVIEPFDVCVERAGGQAKYEPLLFADFLRRQLEASYDRHQPADRTDP from the coding sequence ATGATCCCCACCGTCTCGCTCGCCGATCCTGGGGCCGGCGACGCATTGGTGGCGGCCTTCCGTCGCTACGGCTTCGCCTCGATCGTCGATCACGGCATCGATCCCGAACTTCGGCGAGCCGTGTTCGCCCAATCGAAGGCGTTCCACGCGCTCCCGAACGAGGCGAAGTCCAAGATCGCGCTGGATCGACGTCATCGGGGGTACATCGCGCCCGACGTCTCGACCGACCGAGCCTCGACCGTCGAGGCGGCCGAGCGTCCCAATCGAAGCGCCTCGTTCATGATGATGCGCGAAGACGGCCCCGACAGCGAACCGGTCGCGCGGGGTCTGTACCTGGCCGGCCCCAACCAGTGGCCAACGGGCCTACCGGCGTTCAGGTCCACGCTCGAGGAATACCACGATCGAATGGTCGACCTGGGCCGTCGTGTGGTGAGACTGTTCGAGATCAGCCTCGGGCTGGCGACAGGACAACTGCTGTCGGCGTTCGAGCTGCCGACGACCTGGCTCCGCCTCCTCCACTATCCGCCGGTGGCTCCCGACGAGGATCCGATGCTGTTCGGATCGGCGCCTCATCGCGACTTCGGAGCTCTCACCTTCTTGGCCCAGGACGACGTCGGAGGCCTCGAGGTTCGAACGACTGACGGCGCGTGGCTCGCCGTCGAGCCCGACGAGCGAGCCTTCGTGCTCAATGTCGGCGACATGTTGTCGCACTGGACAAACGGGGAACTGCTGTCGACCCCGCATCGGGTCGACAATCGCTCGGGCCGCGAGCGGTACTCGGTGCCGTTCTTCTTCGACCCATCGGTCGACACCGTCATCGAGCCGTTCGACGTCTGCGTCGAGCGGGCCGGTGGGCAGGCGAAGTACGAGCCGCTGCTGTTCGCCGACTTCCTACGCCGACAGCTCGAAGCGAGTTACGACCGCCACCAACCAGCTGATAGAACGGACCCATGA